In Aegilops tauschii subsp. strangulata cultivar AL8/78 chromosome 3, Aet v6.0, whole genome shotgun sequence, one genomic interval encodes:
- the LOC109769159 gene encoding gibberellin 3-beta-dioxygenase 2-2, with amino-acid sequence MPTPAHLSKDPRYFDFRAARRVPETHAWPGLHDHPVVDGSGAGGGPDAVPVVDMRDPCAAEAVALAAQDWGAFLLEGHGVPLELLARVEAAIAGMFALPASEKMRAVRRPGDSCGYGSPPISSFFSKCMWSEGYTFSPANLRSDLRKLWPKAGHDYRHFCAVMEEFHREMRALADKLLELFLVALGLTGEQVAAVESEQKIAETMTATMHLNWYPKCPDPKRALGLIAHTDSGFFTFVLQSLVPGLQLFRHGPDRWVTVPAVPGAMVVNVGDLFQILTNGRFHSVYHRAVVNRDSDRISLGYFLGPPAHVKVAPLREALAGTPAAYRAVTWPEYMGVRKKAFTTGASALKMVAISTDNDAANHTDDLISS; translated from the exons ATGCCGACGCCGGCGCACCTGAGCAAGGACCCGCGCTACTTCGACTtccgggcggcgcggcgggtGCCGGAGACGCACGCGTGGCCCGGGCTGCACGACCACCCCGTGGTGGACGGCAGCGGCGCGGGCGGAGGGCCGGACGCGGTGCCGGTGGTGGACATGCGCGACCCGTGCGCGGCGGAGGCGGTGGCGCTGGCGGCGCAGGACTGGGGCGCCTTCCTCCTGGAGGGCCACGGCGTCCCGTTGGAGCTGCTGGCGCGCGTGGAGGCCGCGATCGCGGGCATGTTCGCGCTGCCGGCGTCGGAGAAGATGCGCGCCGTGCGGCGGCCCGGCGACTCGTGCGGCTACGGGTCGCCGcccatctcctccttcttctccaaGTGCATGTGGTCCGAGGGCTACACCTTCTCCCCGGCCAACCTCCGCTCCGACCTCCGCAAGCTCTGGCCCAAGGCCGGCCACGACTACCGCCACTTCTG cgccgtgatggAGGAGTTCCACAGGGAGATGCGCGCGCTGGCCGACAAGCTGCTGGAGCTGTTCCTGGTGGCCCTCGGGCTCACCGGCGAGCAGGTCGCCGCCGTCGAGTCCGAGCAGAAGATCGCCGAGACCATGACCGCCACAATGCACCTCAACTG GTACCCCAAGTGCCCGGACCCGAAGCGGGCGCTGGGCCTGATCGCGCACACGGACTCGGGCTTCTTCACCTTCGTGCTGCAGAGCCTTGTGCCCGGGCTGCAGCTGTTCCGGCACGGCCCCGACCGGTGGGTGACGGTGCCCGCCGTGCCGGGGGCCATGGTCGTCAACGTCGGCGACCTCTTCCAGATCCTCACCAACGGCCGCTTCCACAGCGTCTACCACCGCGCCGTCGTCAACCGCGACAGCGACCGGATATCGCTCGGCTACTTCCTCGGCCCGCCCGCCCACGTCAAGGTGGCGCCGCTCAGGGAGGCCCTGGCCGGCACGCCCGCCGCCTACCGCGCCGTCACGTGGCCCGAGTACATGGGCGTGCGCAAGAAGGCCTTCACCACCGGCGCCTCCGCGCTCAAGATGGTCGCCATCTCCACTGACAACGACGCCGCCAACCACACGGACGACCTGATCTCGTCGTAG